A stretch of DNA from Scatophagus argus isolate fScaArg1 chromosome 23, fScaArg1.pri, whole genome shotgun sequence:
ATAGATGCTATAGAACTGCACTGCCTGATGTTTGAGACCAATTCAagccactgcatgtgtgtgtgtgcatgagcaaTGAAACATGAGCCAAAAAATGTGGACGTGTGAAGGAAGAGGTGACGTGCAGCAGACTGTTGAAAATCCAATTTGTCTTCTCAGCTCCAAAATCACAACAAGCCTCACATCTTCAACATCCTTTGACTCAAACTTCATCCACTTTTCACACTCTCTTCCATGGAACTGCTGCCACACAAACACGCCGCTCCAAAAATCTAATCCTGCACCAGCCCATCAGGTACTTGTTGgtatatttctgtatttcaccTCAAATAGCTTGACAATCTCTTTGCTTTATGACTACAGACAATTTTGAGCAGCACGAGGTGTCAAAGACTTTAATTTGAGTGCAGCAATACTGACCTCCAGTGagttaaatgtgatttaaaagagggaaaaatgatGCTGAGTGCATATTCATTTCCCCAGGTTTTTCATTAGTTCccaataataaaagaaatgtttgttaattaaaatgatttggGATAAACTACAGTCTTGTCCCTAGTCTCATCATAACCAGCAATATGAAAATAACACTCTGTGGCGGAGGCGGGGCAGCAGTGGGGGAGTTTTTATGAGAACAACACATGGGGCATCATTTGGAGCGAGAGCGCACCATGCTGAAGGAGGGAGATCTGTGGCTGGACGGCACTCAACTCCTGACAAGCAGGAGACGCGTGACGAGGCTACAATAGGGTGCATGGGAGAtcattgttgttctttttaaatttcagtcagttatcttaaaacacaaatgatcaaCAGGCTGCAAATAACCTCCAAAGACTCCGTGGAGTGGGGATCTTTTCGTGCGCGCGTATCCACGTCGTCAGCTGAACGCGGAGCTGCGGGTTTTTAATGGACTCTTCAGTCATTACAGGGCTGAACGCGAATCCATGCCAAGATTCAACCAGGATATATATACACACCGCGCACACAGCCTGGATGGATTCGTTTAACGCCAGCGCGATGGACGCGTTCACGGTGATCCATCTGAATTCCTCCTGGAGCCTGGACAGTGGATATTCTTTAGCAGCAATAGCCAGCATTGCTGCTCTCGTAAGTTTTCTCATTCTTTTTACCGTTGTTGGAAATATCCTGGTGGTTATTGCCGTGTTGACGAGCAGGGCGCTGAAAGCCCCACAGAACCTTTTTCTGGTGTCTCTCGCCACCGCGGACATCCTAGTCGCGACTTTGGTGATGCCGTTTTCTCTGGCCAATGAACTTATGGGCTACTGGTATTTTGGAAAAGTTTGGTGCGGTATCTATCTTGCTTTGGATGTTTTGTTCTGCACTTCGTCTATTGTTCATCTGTGCGCAATAAGCCTGGACCGGTACTGGTCCGTTACGCAGGCTGTAGAGTACAACCTGAAGCGGACTCCTAAACGCGTCAAGTGCATCATCATAATCGTGTGGCTTATATCTGCTTTTATCTCATCTCCACCTCTCATATCTATAGACAGCAACAATGATATCAGCTCTCAGCCTCAGTGCGAGCTGAATGATGACACTTGGTACATCCTCTCCTCCAGCATCGCGTCCTTCTTCGCTCCGTGCTTAATTATGATCCTGGTGTATATCAGAATATACCAGGTGGCCAAAACCAGAACCAGAAGCATGTCAGGAAAAAATCCCAGGCCAGATGGTGTTACACAAACTGAGAATGGACTGAGCAAAGCCACCTCCCCTTTCCATGGCGAGAAAGAAAACGGTCACTGTCAGTGCCCACCTACGCCCAGCCAACGCACCGTCACCATCGGACAACAAACTGAGGATGCTGACATGGAGGAGAGCTCCTCCTCAGAGGGCAAAGGTCACAAACCTCAGCAACAGGACTCCCAAACAGCCAAGAGGGCCAGCCAAAAGAAGAGCTCCCTCTCCAAACACTCCACTCGCATCTCCAGAGTCAGTAACAAATCCATGGACCTCTTCGCCTCCAGGAGGAAACGACGCCGGAGCTCCTTAGCCAGGAAAAAGGTCTCTCAAGCCAGGGAAAAGAGGTTTACATTTGTCCTGGCTGTGGTCATGGGggtgtttgttgtgtgctgGTTCCCTTTTTTCTTTAGCTACAGCCTGTACGGTGTGTGCAGAGACTCCTGTAGGATCCCCGACCCGCTCTTTAAATTCTTCTTCTGGATTGGCTACTGTAACAGCTCCCTCAACCCTGCCATCTACACCATCTTCAACCGGGACTTCAGACGCGCCTTCCAGAAGATCCTCTGCAAGTCATGGAAAAAGTCCTTTTAGATCGGacgcagagctgctgctccaccGTAACGATCTTGAAGGAAATatcaaagtgaata
This window harbors:
- the LOC124054803 gene encoding alpha-2 adrenergic receptor gives rise to the protein MDSSVITGLNANPCQDSTRIYIHTAHTAWMDSFNASAMDAFTVIHLNSSWSLDSGYSLAAIASIAALVSFLILFTVVGNILVVIAVLTSRALKAPQNLFLVSLATADILVATLVMPFSLANELMGYWYFGKVWCGIYLALDVLFCTSSIVHLCAISLDRYWSVTQAVEYNLKRTPKRVKCIIIIVWLISAFISSPPLISIDSNNDISSQPQCELNDDTWYILSSSIASFFAPCLIMILVYIRIYQVAKTRTRSMSGKNPRPDGVTQTENGLSKATSPFHGEKENGHCQCPPTPSQRTVTIGQQTEDADMEESSSSEGKGHKPQQQDSQTAKRASQKKSSLSKHSTRISRVSNKSMDLFASRRKRRRSSLARKKVSQAREKRFTFVLAVVMGVFVVCWFPFFFSYSLYGVCRDSCRIPDPLFKFFFWIGYCNSSLNPAIYTIFNRDFRRAFQKILCKSWKKSF